A genomic region of Xanthomonas campestris pv. phormiicola contains the following coding sequences:
- a CDS encoding IS3 family transposase — MRYAFVARERTHYPIRMLCRVLAVSVSGFHGDLHRRDRPDPEAALRADLRTLHAGSRGTYGRPRMVRALRACAHAVGHKRVARLMREEGLRGKTKGRFTPRTTDSRHGRPVAENRLDRQFAVDSTVPAWAGDITYVPTREGWLYLATVLDLRTRQVLGYSLSERMPDDLVRQAFLNAWSASQVGAGVLFHSDRGSQYASGDFGKTLATHGFVPSMSRKGNCWDNAVAESFFATLKNEEATGVYETRAAAHAAIASYIHGFYNPTRLHSALGYLSPNDYAKTLKQAT, encoded by the coding sequence GTGAGGTACGCCTTCGTCGCGCGTGAACGGACTCACTATCCGATCCGGATGTTGTGCCGCGTGCTGGCCGTGTCGGTCTCCGGCTTCCATGGGGACCTGCACCGCCGCGATCGCCCGGACCCGGAGGCGGCCCTGCGCGCCGACCTGCGCACGCTCCACGCCGGCAGCCGTGGCACCTACGGGCGCCCGCGCATGGTCCGTGCGCTGCGCGCATGCGCGCACGCCGTGGGCCACAAGCGCGTGGCCCGGCTGATGCGGGAGGAGGGGCTGCGTGGCAAGACCAAGGGCCGCTTCACGCCGCGCACGACGGACAGTCGGCATGGCCGGCCGGTGGCCGAGAACCGTCTGGATCGTCAGTTCGCGGTGGACAGCACGGTGCCGGCCTGGGCCGGTGACATCACCTACGTCCCGACCCGCGAGGGCTGGCTGTATCTGGCCACCGTACTCGATCTACGGACTCGGCAGGTGCTCGGCTACAGCCTGTCCGAACGGATGCCCGACGATCTGGTACGGCAAGCGTTCCTCAATGCCTGGTCGGCCTCGCAGGTCGGTGCCGGCGTGCTGTTCCACTCCGACCGCGGCAGCCAGTACGCAAGCGGCGATTTCGGCAAGACGCTGGCCACGCACGGCTTCGTGCCGAGCATGAGCCGCAAGGGCAACTGCTGGGACAACGCCGTCGCCGAGAGCTTCTTCGCCACGCTCAAGAACGAAGAGGCCACCGGCGTCTACGAGACCCGGGCCGCTGCCCACGCTGCTATCGCCAGCTACATCCATGGCTTCTACAATCCCACGCGCTTGCACTCGGCGCTTGGATACCTGTCCCCCAACGACTATGCCAAGACACTCAAGCAAGCCACGTAA
- the vsr gene encoding DNA mismatch endonuclease Vsr, translated as MSRIRGKDTKPELTLRKAVHRLGLRYRLHGTRLPGKPDLVFRRYKTVVFVHGCFWHRHAGCSIATTPKSNTAFWLEKFGKNTDRDKRVAAQLEEQGWRVLVAWECELSTPAKALQTAERLAAAIRQNPHGG; from the coding sequence ATGTCCCGGATCCGAGGCAAGGACACCAAGCCCGAGCTCACGCTTCGCAAGGCCGTGCATCGCCTGGGGCTTCGCTATCGCCTGCATGGGACGAGGCTTCCAGGCAAGCCAGACCTTGTGTTTCGCCGATACAAGACAGTCGTGTTCGTGCATGGCTGCTTCTGGCATCGCCACGCCGGGTGCAGCATCGCCACGACGCCGAAGAGCAACACGGCATTTTGGTTGGAAAAGTTCGGGAAGAACACGGATAGGGACAAGCGCGTGGCGGCCCAGCTCGAAGAGCAAGGCTGGAGAGTCCTCGTAGCCTGGGAATGCGAACTCTCCACGCCCGCCAAGGCGCTGCAAACGGCAGAACGGCTTGCTGCCGCCATCAGGCAGAACCCTCACGGCGGTTGA
- a CDS encoding MASE1 domain-containing protein: protein MAAGKDIAKGALLSVGYCVAFLLAWRCSVDQWYLPAGLRAASLLFLPARRWPWLLAGDAAALLVLRVPRVEDWGASTTWAYLSPFLLMPAVSLLPVTARFHIPDLTRKDHWLLPLALVTALWSTLCNMALNAALGGPSGPAPIDTLIRYWLGDYLGTLMFVLPALLWVRRDEAVRRPSPLLHEGLASVAVVALLFVAITLIGDTVLRQFLRVLLVVPAIALTLRHGWRGAALGVVLANVAVALSLPKTVEAGVHDPLAFAVQILLAVTATGLFAFGSRISAAYRQVRDFGRVREQALEFAQAGYLSAERTLRKRVVDYTDLTVQINRMRRDVVEYLRSQGHHAAAMQMTRTGVIQAQLLDEYVTALYPLGIETHGLYHTLRSVSFANLCNTEFRWRMCGDPRKLSLGLQLVAYRCVLNAVETLPVARTHLIQARVWRVRGMQGIVVRITADASVLNAVRREHPESDRELSVRLKTHGGTCRRRHALALSFLVSERVGVGINLAK, encoded by the coding sequence ATGGCCGCTGGAAAAGACATTGCCAAGGGAGCTTTGCTGAGCGTTGGCTACTGCGTCGCGTTCTTGCTGGCTTGGCGATGCTCGGTGGACCAGTGGTACTTGCCGGCAGGATTGCGCGCTGCCAGCCTGCTGTTCCTGCCTGCGCGGCGATGGCCATGGTTGCTGGCGGGTGACGCAGCGGCCCTGCTGGTGCTGCGCGTGCCGAGGGTCGAGGACTGGGGTGCCAGCACCACCTGGGCATACCTGAGTCCGTTCCTCTTGATGCCCGCGGTCTCGCTGCTTCCCGTCACGGCACGCTTTCATATTCCCGATTTGACGCGCAAGGACCACTGGCTGCTGCCGCTCGCGCTGGTGACAGCCTTGTGGAGCACGCTGTGCAACATGGCGCTCAATGCCGCGCTGGGTGGCCCATCGGGGCCTGCGCCGATCGACACCCTGATCCGGTACTGGCTGGGCGACTACCTGGGCACATTGATGTTCGTCCTGCCGGCGCTCCTTTGGGTGCGCCGTGATGAAGCCGTGCGCCGGCCGTCCCCTCTGCTGCATGAAGGCCTGGCGTCCGTCGCGGTGGTTGCGCTTCTGTTCGTCGCTATCACCCTCATCGGCGACACCGTGCTGCGGCAGTTCCTGAGGGTGTTGCTGGTTGTGCCCGCCATCGCGCTCACCCTGCGCCATGGATGGCGCGGCGCGGCACTTGGCGTGGTACTGGCGAACGTCGCGGTGGCCCTGTCGCTGCCCAAGACCGTCGAAGCCGGCGTGCACGACCCACTGGCTTTCGCGGTGCAGATCCTGCTCGCGGTCACCGCCACCGGCCTGTTTGCGTTCGGCTCGCGCATCTCTGCCGCCTACCGGCAAGTGCGCGATTTCGGGCGGGTGCGTGAGCAGGCACTGGAATTCGCACAGGCCGGCTACTTGTCTGCCGAGCGCACGTTACGCAAACGGGTGGTCGACTACACCGATCTCACCGTGCAGATCAATCGGATGCGCAGGGATGTCGTGGAGTACCTGCGCTCCCAGGGGCACCACGCGGCGGCAATGCAGATGACGCGCACCGGGGTGATCCAGGCGCAACTGCTCGATGAGTACGTTACTGCGCTCTATCCGCTGGGCATCGAAACGCATGGCCTGTACCACACGTTGCGCTCGGTCAGCTTCGCCAATCTCTGCAACACGGAGTTCCGCTGGCGGATGTGCGGCGATCCCCGCAAGCTTTCGCTGGGGCTGCAGCTGGTGGCCTATCGCTGCGTGCTCAACGCCGTGGAAACGTTGCCCGTTGCGCGAACCCACCTGATCCAGGCGCGGGTATGGCGGGTGCGGGGCATGCAGGGGATCGTCGTGCGCATCACCGCCGATGCGTCCGTGCTCAACGCCGTCCGCCGCGAACATCCCGAGTCCGATCGGGAACTGTCGGTCCGGCTCAAGACGCATGGCGGCACCTGCCGGCGCCGCCATGCGTTGGCCTTGAGCTTTCTCGTCTCCGAGCGCGTCGGCGTCGGGATCAATCTCGCGAAGTGA
- a CDS encoding transposase, with protein sequence MQRITRRRYTDDFKAQAIALAESIGRAKAARQLDMSVKTLGNWVDAARAGRPCSSPSRKPVSEVESELAQLRAENATLKMEREILKKATAFFARESK encoded by the coding sequence ATGCAACGCATTACCCGTCGTCGCTACACGGACGATTTCAAGGCCCAGGCGATCGCCTTGGCAGAGTCGATTGGTCGTGCCAAGGCGGCCCGTCAGTTGGACATGTCGGTCAAGACGTTGGGCAATTGGGTAGACGCTGCGCGTGCCGGCCGGCCGTGCAGTTCTCCCAGCCGCAAGCCGGTGAGTGAGGTGGAGAGCGAACTGGCTCAGCTACGGGCCGAGAACGCCACGCTCAAAATGGAGCGCGAAATCCTAAAAAAAGCGACGGCGTTCTTTGCCAGGGAGTCCAAGTGA